A portion of the Microlunatus phosphovorus NM-1 genome contains these proteins:
- a CDS encoding HD domain-containing protein has translation MAEGRGSELGDALLDPVPVGDRPIARAALTQLDQAPAEIRTHSRRMVLLARGLAGDRPVDQALLVAACALHDLGLLADASHRWSRLGFPDRSAALLAELGDEYEIGRDRADPWCWAVARHLRPRGGADETLEAGLLRRAAWLDAVGIGSRTDRTVARGLRFPHSAPESLRLLLRVGGGCLRDLVR, from the coding sequence GTGGCTGAGGGTCGCGGCAGTGAACTGGGCGACGCGCTGCTCGACCCGGTACCGGTCGGCGACCGGCCGATCGCTCGAGCAGCTCTGACCCAGCTCGATCAGGCACCTGCGGAGATCCGTACGCACAGTCGGCGGATGGTCCTGCTCGCTCGCGGTCTAGCCGGCGATCGGCCGGTCGACCAGGCGCTGCTGGTGGCGGCCTGCGCCCTGCACGACCTCGGGCTGCTGGCCGATGCGTCGCATCGCTGGTCACGGCTGGGCTTTCCGGACCGGTCCGCTGCGCTGCTGGCCGAACTCGGCGACGAGTACGAGATCGGGAGGGACCGCGCCGATCCCTGGTGCTGGGCCGTCGCCCGTCATCTGCGTCCGCGCGGCGGCGCCGACGAGACCCTGGAGGCAGGACTGCTCCGGCGAGCCGCCTGGCTGGACGCCGTCGGAATAGGCAGTCGCACGGACCGTACGGTCGCGCGTGGTCTGCGCTTCCCTCACTCCGCACCCGAATCGCTTCGGCTGTTGCTGCGGGTCGGCGGCGGATGCCTGCGTGATCTCGTCCGCTAG
- a CDS encoding aspartate aminotransferase family protein, giving the protein MDDPTRNDSGTLIDLYRRHLSRGRALFGQVSGGLSEVASEGAWVITADGRRLLDCGGYGVFLHGHRHPRVVAAVKDQLDRHPLATRVLLEPVTASAAAALSKVAPGSLPHVHFVNSGAEATETALKLARALGHRIVIATHGGFHGKTLGALSVTGNPTYRDPFMPLLPVTHVPYGDRTAILTAIAEHGPQACVVIEPIQGEAGVIVPPPGYLAEIAAACRHHHALLIVDEIQTGLGRTGLWWGGDHDAVVPDIVLVGKGLSGGVVPAAAVVASRSAYAPFDADPFLHSSTFAGSPLACAAARAAVETIAEEGLVERAHEIGARLAEGIASTMIDRLGELVIEVRGRGLLIGVELAQPGVVGELVLELLHEGVVVSTSLNEHRVLRFTPPAIMTPAEEAYAVAAVDRAARTVATRLRPSTSAPAEPPQLATTGGRS; this is encoded by the coding sequence ATGGACGACCCCACCAGGAACGACAGCGGGACGCTGATCGATCTCTATCGTCGCCATCTCAGCCGCGGGCGAGCCCTGTTCGGCCAGGTCTCCGGCGGACTGAGCGAGGTGGCCTCCGAAGGGGCCTGGGTGATCACCGCCGACGGCCGACGGCTGCTGGACTGCGGCGGCTACGGCGTCTTCCTGCACGGCCACCGGCATCCGCGAGTGGTCGCCGCGGTGAAGGACCAGTTGGACCGCCACCCCCTGGCCACCCGGGTGCTGCTCGAACCCGTCACCGCGTCGGCGGCGGCAGCACTCAGCAAGGTCGCGCCAGGCTCACTGCCCCACGTGCACTTCGTCAACTCAGGAGCTGAAGCGACCGAGACCGCACTCAAACTGGCCCGGGCCCTGGGCCACAGGATCGTGATCGCCACCCATGGCGGCTTCCACGGCAAGACGCTGGGAGCGCTCAGCGTCACCGGCAACCCGACCTATCGCGACCCGTTCATGCCGCTGTTGCCCGTCACACATGTCCCGTACGGTGACCGCACCGCGATACTGACCGCGATCGCCGAGCACGGGCCGCAAGCCTGCGTGGTGATCGAGCCGATCCAAGGCGAGGCCGGTGTGATCGTGCCGCCGCCCGGCTACCTGGCCGAGATCGCCGCAGCCTGTCGCCACCACCACGCCCTGCTGATCGTGGACGAGATCCAGACCGGTCTGGGCCGCACCGGCCTCTGGTGGGGCGGTGATCACGACGCAGTGGTGCCCGACATCGTCCTGGTGGGCAAGGGACTCAGCGGCGGCGTGGTGCCGGCGGCCGCCGTCGTCGCGAGCAGATCCGCGTACGCGCCGTTCGATGCCGATCCGTTCCTGCACAGCTCGACCTTCGCCGGTTCGCCGCTCGCCTGCGCTGCCGCCCGGGCGGCCGTGGAGACCATTGCCGAAGAGGGCCTGGTCGAGCGAGCACACGAGATCGGCGCCCGGCTCGCCGAGGGCATCGCGAGCACCATGATCGATCGGCTCGGCGAGTTGGTGATCGAGGTGCGCGGTCGCGGGCTGCTGATCGGCGTCGAGCTGGCCCAGCCCGGCGTCGTCGGCGAACTGGTGTTGGAGCTGCTGCACGAGGGAGTCGTGGTCAGCACATCCTTGAACGAGCACCGGGTGCTGCGCTTCACCCCGCCCGCGATCATGACCCCGGCCGAGGAGGCGTACGCGGTCGCGGCCGTCGACCGGGCGGCCCGGACCGTGGCGACACGGTTGCGGCCATCCACCAGCGCACCAGCAGAACCACCACAACTGGCAACCACAGGGGGACGTTCATGA
- a CDS encoding bifunctional lysylphosphatidylglycerol flippase/synthetase MprF, protein MPESALSTAPAAEAPLRPPFDAALLNLVSRYADDPSAILALDDDTHSFTVPGIEGFLAYRRHGRWLLQIGGAYAAETDRLPLLRAFLADAERQRCRVLAVQLQQRDARDAWQLGCTVNQLGASYALAVDGFGLRGRHFMQLRNKISRARRAGVLVEHTTFAELSEDDRKQLNALDAAWLAGKHAKPLRFMVGRLGGQAEPLRRLVLGRLDGRVVGYLSLSQVFGSRPGWLHDLSRRSGEAPPGVMELLVADSLDQLGETPGCWWHFGFTPFTGLDPAHELPGASAGVARLIRLLADRGQRIYPSASQVDYKRKWGDLEVLPDYLAFAGRPGPSGVAALVRAANLL, encoded by the coding sequence GTGCCTGAGTCCGCCCTCTCGACCGCGCCAGCGGCCGAAGCTCCGCTACGGCCGCCGTTCGACGCCGCCCTCCTGAACCTGGTCAGCCGGTACGCCGACGACCCGAGCGCGATCCTCGCCTTGGACGACGACACCCACTCGTTCACGGTCCCCGGCATCGAGGGCTTCCTCGCCTACCGACGCCACGGGCGATGGCTGCTGCAGATCGGCGGCGCGTACGCTGCCGAGACCGATCGGCTGCCGCTGCTGCGCGCCTTCCTCGCGGATGCCGAGCGGCAGCGCTGCCGGGTGCTCGCGGTGCAGCTCCAGCAACGTGATGCACGCGACGCCTGGCAACTCGGCTGCACCGTGAACCAGCTCGGCGCCTCGTACGCGCTCGCCGTCGACGGCTTCGGCCTCCGCGGCCGGCACTTCATGCAGCTGCGGAACAAGATCTCCCGGGCACGGCGGGCCGGCGTCCTGGTCGAGCACACCACCTTCGCCGAGCTGAGCGAGGACGATCGGAAGCAGTTGAACGCCCTGGACGCCGCATGGCTGGCCGGCAAGCACGCCAAGCCGCTGCGATTCATGGTCGGCCGCCTCGGCGGGCAGGCCGAGCCGCTCCGCCGACTTGTGCTCGGACGACTCGATGGTCGCGTCGTGGGCTATCTGAGTCTGAGCCAGGTGTTCGGGTCCCGCCCGGGCTGGCTGCACGACCTGAGTCGGCGGTCCGGAGAGGCCCCACCGGGAGTGATGGAACTGCTGGTGGCCGACAGTCTCGACCAGCTCGGCGAGACGCCCGGGTGCTGGTGGCACTTCGGGTTCACCCCCTTCACCGGCCTCGATCCCGCCCACGAGCTGCCGGGGGCCAGCGCAGGCGTCGCCCGCCTGATCCGGCTGTTGGCCGACCGTGGACAACGGATCTATCCCTCGGCCAGCCAGGTCGACTACAAGCGCAAATGGGGTGACCTCGAGGTGTTGCCCGACTATCTCGCGTTCGCCGGCCGCCCCGGCCCAAGTGGCGTAGCAGCGCTGGTGCGCGCCGCCAATCTGCTCTGA
- a CDS encoding acyl-CoA dehydrogenase family protein has translation MQTERATLDRLMPGLDDKLAGIPRTALESPGSPGLDLFRAADGPGLLAPTISGGLGATAREAVEVQYAVGSRSGSLAVGTTMHHFSLASLLALGRASETGLESVLVEAVATQRHLLASGFAEGRPGSGILSPTMSARPIEGGLLVSGAKKPCSLARSMTMLTASVEVRHDDSDRRELAVVLVPANAEGVRIEDFWVSPVLAGAESDAVVLTDVEVPDALVVRTAMVPGGALDATHRLGFIWFELLMTASYAGIAAGLVEEALANVRAPDSEVVRCWAQLRTTVAALGSIADALDRGLSTPAGRLDDSLLGEVLLVRYQLQEALPRLAASCAEALGGMAFIRSADLAHRLASLHCLAFHPPARNRAAAALRGLHDGHSLTFD, from the coding sequence ATGCAGACCGAACGTGCCACCCTCGACCGCCTGATGCCAGGCCTGGACGACAAGCTCGCCGGCATTCCCCGTACCGCACTCGAATCGCCCGGTTCGCCGGGTCTCGACCTGTTCCGCGCCGCCGACGGCCCGGGGCTGCTCGCGCCGACGATCTCCGGCGGGCTCGGCGCGACCGCTCGGGAAGCGGTCGAAGTCCAGTACGCGGTCGGCTCCCGCTCCGGGTCGCTTGCCGTGGGCACCACGATGCACCACTTCTCGCTGGCGAGCCTGCTCGCGCTGGGCCGGGCCAGCGAGACCGGTCTGGAGTCCGTCCTGGTCGAGGCGGTCGCCACTCAGCGGCACCTGCTGGCGTCCGGTTTCGCCGAGGGCCGACCGGGCTCGGGGATCCTGAGCCCGACCATGTCCGCCCGCCCGATCGAGGGTGGGCTGCTGGTCAGCGGAGCCAAGAAGCCATGCTCGCTGGCGCGCTCGATGACCATGCTCACCGCCAGCGTGGAGGTTCGCCATGACGACTCCGATCGTCGTGAGCTGGCCGTCGTCCTGGTCCCGGCGAACGCCGAGGGCGTCCGGATCGAGGACTTCTGGGTCAGCCCGGTGCTCGCGGGCGCCGAGAGCGACGCCGTCGTGCTGACCGACGTGGAGGTGCCCGACGCCCTGGTAGTCCGCACCGCCATGGTGCCGGGTGGCGCGCTGGACGCCACCCACCGGCTCGGCTTCATCTGGTTCGAGCTGCTGATGACGGCCTCCTATGCCGGGATCGCGGCCGGTCTGGTCGAGGAGGCGCTGGCAAACGTCCGGGCTCCGGACAGCGAGGTGGTGCGCTGCTGGGCCCAGCTGCGGACGACCGTGGCGGCGCTCGGCTCGATCGCGGATGCTCTCGACCGCGGTCTGTCGACCCCCGCGGGCCGGCTCGACGACAGCCTGCTCGGCGAGGTGCTGCTGGTCCGCTACCAACTGCAGGAGGCGCTGCCGCGACTGGCGGCCAGCTGCGCGGAGGCGCTCGGCGGCATGGCGTTCATCCGCTCCGCCGATCTCGCCCACCGGCTGGCAAGCCTGCACTGCCTCGCCTTCCACCCACCGGCCAGGAATCGCGCGGCCGCCGCCCTGCGCGGCCTGCACGACGGACACTCACTGACCTTCGACTGA
- a CDS encoding SDR family oxidoreductase yields the protein MTTAFDRPQILLTGASGVLGSVIAAELGPVADLTCLTRRRSVTMPGVRTLTGDLSLPGLGLPERALADLASRTDVVLHCAALTAFTSEPGASDQVNRDGTHRILDLVAAAGADLLHMSTAFVDRGAEFATAASSATASSTASPAAASPATDELRVRSPEHYLRSKIAAEEAVAGSGLPHLIVRPSVVIGDSATGAISQFQGWHQMCAGMITGRLPFLPADGSASVDCVPVDLVARAVARLALAGVGREVADGSQWWLTAGPAATTIDATIDACMEIALDRGLAVDRPRTVSREMVERLVLPAFGQSAPPRLLKQMLEGMELMRLFGSQHCFPRRWPTELGDPGPDQATIESSVFASLDFLADTMALGRRSEVA from the coding sequence ATGACCACCGCCTTCGACCGTCCACAGATTCTGCTCACCGGGGCCAGCGGTGTGCTCGGCTCGGTGATCGCCGCCGAGCTCGGCCCGGTCGCCGACCTGACCTGCCTGACCCGCCGGCGGAGCGTCACCATGCCCGGCGTACGCACGCTCACCGGCGACCTGTCCCTACCAGGGCTCGGCCTTCCCGAGCGGGCGCTGGCCGACCTCGCCAGCCGAACCGACGTCGTGCTGCACTGCGCCGCGCTGACCGCCTTCACCAGCGAGCCGGGCGCCTCCGACCAGGTCAATCGGGACGGCACTCACCGGATCCTCGATCTGGTGGCCGCCGCCGGCGCGGACCTGCTGCATATGAGCACCGCGTTCGTCGACCGCGGTGCAGAGTTCGCCACCGCCGCGTCGTCGGCCACCGCATCGTCAACCGCGTCACCGGCCGCCGCGTCACCCGCCACCGATGAGCTGCGAGTCCGCAGTCCGGAGCACTACCTGCGTTCCAAGATCGCCGCCGAGGAGGCGGTGGCCGGCAGCGGCTTGCCGCATCTGATCGTCCGCCCGTCGGTCGTGATCGGGGACTCTGCGACCGGCGCAATCAGCCAGTTCCAGGGCTGGCACCAGATGTGTGCCGGGATGATCACCGGCCGACTGCCCTTCCTGCCGGCCGACGGCTCCGCGTCGGTCGATTGCGTACCGGTGGATCTGGTCGCCCGTGCCGTCGCCCGGCTGGCGCTGGCCGGAGTCGGTCGCGAGGTGGCCGACGGCAGTCAGTGGTGGCTGACCGCCGGACCGGCGGCGACCACCATCGACGCCACGATCGACGCCTGCATGGAGATCGCGCTGGACCGTGGCCTTGCGGTGGATCGGCCACGGACCGTCTCCCGGGAGATGGTCGAGCGACTGGTGCTGCCGGCCTTCGGCCAGAGCGCCCCGCCACGGCTGCTGAAGCAGATGCTGGAGGGGATGGAGCTGATGCGTCTGTTCGGATCCCAGCACTGCTTCCCCCGGCGCTGGCCGACCGAGCTCGGCGACCCAGGTCCCGATCAGGCCACCATCGAGTCGTCGGTGTTCGCCTCGCTCGACTTCCTGGCCGACACGATGGCGCTCGGCCGCCGCAGCGAGGTGGCGTGA
- a CDS encoding RNA polymerase sigma factor, translating into MNQELPRLAGPTTIAVTVTRPHSPERWALLVPHRDRLIRIARGKLSDGHEAEDCVHDSLIRALGFAGLESERVGAFLTTVVVRLCADRHRARARDRRTAPRLWVAGHDEFEEGVCDRVLGAQLHAQLADLSPRERDVLRARAEGYSVRETAERLQISLKAAESAFTRGRAKMLVLAEAA; encoded by the coding sequence ATGAACCAGGAGTTGCCGCGGCTGGCGGGCCCCACCACGATCGCCGTCACCGTGACCCGGCCGCATAGTCCGGAGCGCTGGGCATTGCTGGTGCCGCACCGTGATCGGCTGATCCGGATCGCGCGGGGCAAGCTCTCCGATGGGCACGAGGCGGAGGACTGCGTGCACGACTCGCTGATCCGGGCGCTCGGATTCGCGGGCCTGGAGTCGGAGCGAGTGGGCGCCTTCCTCACCACGGTGGTGGTCCGCCTGTGCGCCGACCGGCATCGAGCGCGCGCCCGAGATCGGCGGACCGCCCCGCGACTGTGGGTCGCCGGTCATGACGAGTTCGAGGAAGGCGTCTGCGATCGCGTCCTCGGTGCTCAACTGCATGCCCAGCTGGCGGATCTGTCTCCTCGCGAGCGAGACGTGCTGCGTGCTCGGGCCGAGGGCTACAGCGTGCGCGAGACCGCAGAGCGACTGCAGATCAGTCTCAAGGCGGCGGAGAGCGCCTTCACCCGCGGCCGGGCGAAGATGCTGGTCCTCGCCGAGGCCGCCTGA
- a CDS encoding MMPL family transporter, translating to MTSYVVGLRRLRWPVLAAWLLLLAIAGAGALGLADRLSGGGWYAADSDSARAIEATRDGFVGRGDTTITLVIRDDRYTADQRNFTTRATDAYDHVIGMPGLAVDSAYGWGTTSGAAREPFVGDDDRTTVTTLGLDLPDGDARRELPQLQADLDRIYADQDLVVALVGPASVWGEINVLSEHGLLRAELLALPLLVVIMLAIYRGWIAAGMSLMVAITSVVWTLGLLSVVTRFTELSVFVQNAATMLGLGVAVDYSLFLIARYREQRLAGQNGTAALTAALHTAGHTVLGSGLTVVLAMSTLFLIDLPVIRSLALGAVVVVTVAMIVNLIVLPAFLLVLGDRILGDRPWPLPARRPGPAPRRALVEPTRLSWQSWARWVMRRPVVFLLLGLTVMGILAAPATQLATFTPDARIVPPGVSVRTGWDAIRDGFGDGAASPMNVVVESERPLTSLPTSQEREILIELVNDLDNLSHVDSVTSATTVLSDAKVPRPLTALEPDNRDRLPDELADAVGHFLSDDSRTLVVQVIPDGTAASPDTLELLDRVRERAAEISIPGVTAVVGGETAEGVDGNAAIRDGLPLVAGTMLVVIYLLLLIIFRSVFLPLKAIALNVASVGATYGVVVLVFQHGLGAELLGFEPTGQVTNFVPVLLLTLLFSLSTDYEVFLLSRVREEWRKGYDNTTSVARGLELTAPLISGAAVLMITVFSAFALASVLPVQELGLGMAFAIAIDATLVRLVLVPASMRLMGRWNWWNPWSKHAQQPAGGDSTPSQNYSSERINEGIRVS from the coding sequence GTGACCAGCTACGTCGTGGGTCTGCGGCGGCTGCGCTGGCCGGTGCTCGCCGCCTGGCTGCTGTTGCTGGCCATTGCGGGGGCCGGAGCGCTCGGCCTGGCGGACCGGCTGAGCGGCGGTGGCTGGTATGCCGCGGACTCCGATTCCGCCCGCGCCATCGAGGCGACCCGGGACGGGTTCGTCGGCCGCGGCGACACCACGATCACTCTGGTGATCCGCGACGATCGATACACCGCAGACCAGCGGAACTTCACCACCCGCGCCACAGACGCGTACGACCATGTGATCGGGATGCCGGGACTGGCGGTCGACTCCGCGTACGGCTGGGGAACGACCAGCGGCGCCGCGCGTGAGCCGTTCGTCGGTGACGACGACCGCACCACCGTGACCACGCTCGGGCTCGACCTCCCCGACGGCGACGCACGCCGGGAGCTGCCCCAGCTGCAGGCCGATCTGGACCGGATCTACGCCGATCAGGACCTGGTGGTGGCGCTGGTCGGGCCGGCGTCGGTCTGGGGCGAGATCAACGTACTGTCCGAGCACGGGCTGCTGCGCGCCGAACTGCTGGCGCTGCCGCTGCTGGTGGTGATCATGCTCGCCATCTACCGCGGCTGGATCGCCGCCGGCATGTCTTTGATGGTCGCGATCACTTCGGTGGTGTGGACACTCGGGCTGCTGTCGGTGGTCACCCGGTTCACCGAGCTGTCGGTGTTCGTGCAGAACGCAGCGACCATGCTGGGTCTCGGTGTCGCCGTGGACTATTCGCTGTTCTTGATCGCGCGCTATCGAGAACAGCGCCTGGCCGGACAGAACGGCACCGCGGCGCTGACCGCCGCATTGCACACCGCCGGCCACACCGTGCTCGGCTCCGGACTCACCGTGGTGCTCGCCATGAGCACCCTGTTCCTGATCGACCTGCCGGTGATCAGGTCGCTGGCGCTCGGCGCCGTGGTCGTCGTGACGGTCGCGATGATCGTCAACCTGATCGTGCTGCCGGCCTTCCTGCTGGTGCTCGGCGACCGCATCTTGGGCGATCGGCCATGGCCACTGCCCGCCCGACGTCCAGGTCCTGCCCCGCGCCGCGCGCTGGTCGAGCCGACTCGACTCAGCTGGCAGTCGTGGGCACGCTGGGTGATGCGCCGACCAGTGGTGTTCCTGCTGCTCGGGCTGACCGTGATGGGCATCCTGGCCGCCCCCGCGACCCAGCTGGCCACCTTTACTCCCGACGCCCGGATCGTCCCGCCGGGCGTGAGCGTACGCACCGGCTGGGACGCCATCCGCGACGGCTTCGGCGACGGCGCGGCATCCCCGATGAACGTGGTCGTGGAGAGCGAACGGCCGCTGACCAGCCTGCCGACAAGCCAGGAACGTGAAATCCTGATCGAGTTGGTGAACGACCTCGACAACCTGTCCCATGTCGACTCGGTCACCTCGGCGACCACGGTGCTCAGCGACGCCAAGGTGCCGCGGCCATTGACCGCGCTGGAACCTGACAACCGCGATCGGCTGCCCGACGAGCTCGCCGACGCGGTCGGGCACTTCCTGTCCGACGACAGCCGCACCCTGGTCGTCCAGGTCATCCCGGACGGCACCGCAGCCAGTCCTGACACCCTCGAGTTGCTCGACCGGGTCCGCGAGCGTGCGGCCGAGATCAGCATCCCCGGTGTGACGGCGGTGGTCGGCGGCGAGACCGCCGAGGGTGTGGACGGCAACGCGGCTATCCGCGATGGCCTGCCGCTGGTGGCGGGCACCATGCTGGTCGTCATCTATCTGCTGTTGCTGATCATCTTCCGCTCCGTCTTCCTGCCGCTGAAAGCGATCGCGCTCAACGTCGCCTCGGTGGGGGCCACCTACGGCGTGGTCGTCCTGGTGTTCCAGCACGGTCTGGGCGCCGAGCTGCTCGGTTTCGAGCCGACCGGCCAGGTGACCAACTTCGTCCCGGTGCTGCTGCTCACGCTGTTGTTCAGCCTCAGCACCGACTACGAGGTGTTCCTGCTCAGTCGGGTACGCGAGGAGTGGCGCAAGGGCTACGACAACACGACGTCGGTCGCTCGTGGCCTCGAACTCACCGCACCGTTGATCTCGGGCGCCGCCGTGTTGATGATCACCGTCTTCTCCGCGTTCGCGCTGGCCAGCGTGCTGCCGGTCCAGGAACTGGGCCTGGGCATGGCCTTCGCGATCGCCATCGACGCCACGCTGGTGCGTCTTGTCCTGGTGCCTGCCTCGATGCGGCTGATGGGCCGCTGGAACTGGTGGAACCCCTGGTCGAAGCACGCCCAGCAGCCCGCCGGAGGCGATTCAACTCCTTCGCAGAATTATTCCTCAGAACGTATTAATGAGGGGATCCGCGTCTCCTGA
- a CDS encoding flavin reductase family protein, protein MTSPVAEDPSAAEEALLDCRHLYRALAASVTVITAQGDSGPQGMTASSVTAVSLTPPLMAVTLAPHSQTLAALRTSGRFVINVLGEDQQALSARFAGPRPGWARFAGITIRDGELPKLVDALASAVCTVEWERACGDRVLVLGRVQETEVQEGSPLLWHGSGYHGLRPAAGCSSRG, encoded by the coding sequence GTGACCAGCCCGGTGGCCGAAGACCCGTCGGCTGCCGAAGAGGCCCTGCTGGACTGCCGTCACCTCTATCGCGCGCTCGCCGCCTCGGTCACCGTGATCACCGCGCAGGGCGACAGCGGCCCCCAGGGTATGACGGCGAGCTCGGTCACGGCGGTGTCCCTGACGCCACCGCTGATGGCCGTCACCTTGGCCCCTCACTCACAGACGCTGGCCGCACTGCGAACGAGCGGCCGGTTCGTGATCAACGTGCTGGGCGAGGATCAGCAGGCACTGTCCGCGCGGTTCGCCGGCCCGCGTCCCGGCTGGGCCCGATTCGCCGGGATCACGATCCGGGACGGCGAGCTGCCGAAGCTGGTCGATGCCCTCGCCTCAGCGGTCTGCACGGTGGAATGGGAACGCGCCTGCGGTGACCGGGTGCTGGTGCTCGGCCGGGTGCAGGAGACCGAGGTGCAGGAAGGTTCGCCGCTGCTCTGGCACGGGTCTGGTTATCACGGTCTGCGTCCTGCTGCCGGGTGCAGCTCCCGTGGCTGA
- a CDS encoding TetR family transcriptional regulator: MQTPLTPGLTRRDQYALQTRRDLLQSAAVCFSTQGYLATSLTDIGREAMVTRGAVYHHFENKQALFEEVMLDQLTTCVAELRSATTGDDPVERAATALTTFLQLCTAEPFRSIVMEQGPIALGWQRWRELDQANTLQVIKEHLQALAEAGVIAVEVTDMLTQLLYACLHEAADLVAHAPLEQRAETQQEAVGLVLRFLAGLGRPE, translated from the coding sequence ATGCAGACCCCGCTGACGCCGGGCCTGACCCGCCGCGACCAGTACGCGCTGCAGACTCGCCGCGACCTGTTGCAGTCCGCGGCCGTCTGCTTCAGCACTCAGGGCTACCTGGCGACCTCACTCACCGACATCGGGCGCGAGGCCATGGTGACCCGCGGAGCGGTCTATCACCACTTCGAGAACAAGCAGGCGCTCTTCGAGGAGGTCATGCTCGACCAGCTCACCACCTGCGTGGCGGAGCTCCGCAGCGCGACCACCGGTGACGATCCGGTCGAGCGTGCGGCGACGGCGCTGACGACGTTCCTCCAGCTCTGCACTGCCGAGCCGTTTCGCAGCATCGTGATGGAGCAGGGCCCGATCGCCCTCGGCTGGCAGCGGTGGCGTGAGCTGGACCAGGCGAACACTCTGCAGGTGATCAAGGAGCACCTGCAGGCCCTGGCGGAGGCCGGGGTGATCGCCGTCGAGGTCACCGACATGCTGACCCAACTGCTGTACGCCTGCCTGCACGAGGCCGCCGACCTGGTTGCCCACGCGCCCTTGGAGCAGCGTGCCGAGACCCAACAGGAGGCCGTCGGCCTCGTGCTGCGGTTCCTGGCCGGGTTGGGCAGGCCCGAGTAA
- a CDS encoding SRPBCC family protein — protein sequence MSIKVRVEGWSPVEPIEAFRRLADYERYPEQTPSVRSVQTERRGEDLVSIWRVDFRGGILCWTERDFIDEAALRLDFEQIDGDLELFAGGWQVLGEVGPEDVEGSLMIFTAELDLGIPSLAPLVDPIAESALRANMTAVLTGLFDDVVIAEPSLSRARS from the coding sequence ATGAGCATCAAGGTCCGTGTCGAGGGCTGGAGCCCGGTCGAGCCGATCGAGGCATTTCGCCGGCTGGCCGACTACGAGCGGTATCCGGAGCAGACGCCGAGCGTGCGCAGCGTGCAGACCGAACGCCGCGGCGAGGACTTGGTCTCGATCTGGCGCGTCGACTTCCGCGGTGGGATCCTGTGCTGGACGGAACGAGACTTCATCGACGAGGCGGCACTGCGGCTGGACTTCGAGCAGATCGATGGCGACCTCGAGCTGTTCGCCGGCGGCTGGCAGGTGCTCGGCGAGGTCGGTCCCGAGGATGTCGAGGGGTCGCTGATGATCTTCACCGCCGAGCTGGACCTCGGCATCCCGTCGTTGGCGCCGCTCGTCGATCCGATCGCGGAGTCGGCGCTGCGGGCCAACATGACCGCAGTGCTGACCGGGCTGTTCGACGACGTGGTCATCGCCGAACCATCGCTCTCCCGGGCACGGTCGTGA